GCCAGGCGTTCTTTGAGGCGCAGGCGCCCTATGATCCCACGAAGAAATTCGTGATCCCCTATGTTGTCCGGTCTGAGATAGGAGAGGTCCTCGCGATGGGGTATCTCCCTGTCGAATCTGTTCGAGTGGCTCCCGGTCCATAGTTGCAGTTCGTGTCCGCACCGTGTCTGTCTGGGCCACATGATCACGCCATTCTTCTTGCGCAGCTTATTCGGATGCATACTTCTTATGCATCTCGTGTGGCTCTTTACCCCAGGCCAGGCGCGCGCCGATGACTTTCTCCCGCGGACCAATGCGAAGGCCAAGGAGGCGGAGCAGGTCTTTCGTGCGTTACTGTTGGCCATCGGGGACAATCGGACTCCTCCGGATTTTCGCATCGTCCGTGGAAAATCTTCGTCGTTCGACATTGCGTTATATGTGCCCAAAAGCCATCGGGTGATGATCGAGGAGGAATTCTACGATCTTGCGCACAGTTTGCCCGGTTCTGCCGCACCGCAGGCCTTGGCGCTTATTCTTGGACATGAACTGGCGCATTTCTACCGTAATCATCCATGGGCGATCGAGTTCGGGAAGGCCTTTGCCGAACGCCAACGTGAACCCACTGAGTCTCCAGGCATGGTTGCCGGACAGGTATCGGCGGATGTTGCTGAACGGCGTCGGATCGAGGCGGATGCCGACTACTTTGGCGGGTTTTACAGTTTCTTAGCGGGATACCAACCGCTCTCGGTGGCCGGGGAGGTCTTCGACGTGATCTACCGGCATTACAACTTCGATAAGACTCTCCCGGCCTACGAGCAGCTTCAATACCGGAAGGCAGCCGCCCAGGAGGCCGGGTTGAGATTGCAACGCCTGCTGCCGTTGTTTGAAGCCGGGGTGCATCTGACGCTGGTGCGGGATTACCACAATGCCGCCCGCGTGTTTGAACGGATAGGAGCCGACTTCCCGGGCCCGGAGATGTGGAACAATGCGGCGGTTGCGCTGAGTAATGAATCGTTTCGATGGGCAACGGAATCCGGGCCGGCGTTTGTGTATCCGCTCGAGCTGGATCCGGACACGCGGCTGGCTGCAAGGGGAGGGAGGGGAGGGGCGTCCGCGGCGGCTGAGGAACGACGAGCGGAGTTGCTGCTGCAGGCGAAGCGCCACCTCGAGCAGGCTATTCGAATCTCGCCATCTTATACGACGGCCATTCTCAATCTGGCCTGCGTACTGGATCTCTCAGGCGATCCCAAGCATGCCTTGGAAAAATCGAGGGAAGTACTGGCGATGCCGAGCCATGGCGGAAGCGACCCTGTCCGGAGGCAGGCCCATCTGATCGCGGGGATTGCGGCGGCACATCTTGGCAACCGGGAAGGGGCTCGTCAGGCATTTCTGGCAGCCCGTGCCCTTGGAAGTTTGCACGCGGAAGAAAATTTGGCGGCATTATCGGCTCCCGAAGGTGGTTCGGTTCACGTCTCTCCTCCAGAAAAGGCGCGCAAACGTCTGCAGCCTGAAGCGGTTGGAGGGGTGAACGTGGCGGATGTTCGACTCGCGGATCTATTGGCTGATGCTTCCAGCAAAGTTCTTGGCCGGTGGGAGGCTGACGACGAACAGCCGGAGCTTAGAATTGTCGCGGCTATGAAGGGAGCGGTGCAGGCGACTCTCGTCTTGCGAGGACAGGCCCAGAAACGATCCGCGCTTATTTTTCTCACTGCGCCACCGGATGCATTGGGGCGCACCGGCCGTGGGCTGATGGTCGGGCAGTCGGTGCAGCAGGTGGAAGAACGCTACGGGAGCCCTGTTGCGGTGGTGCCGACTCAGCAGGGAACGTTTCAGGTGTATGAGGATAGGTATCGTGAAATGCCCGTGGGGCTTCTGGTACGTATTGACGGGAAGCAGGTGGTGCGTGATTGGGTCGTCTACCGAATCGAGGAGTAGGAGCGGGTGGTCCACGATGTGGCCACCCGCCCAGGACGCAAGCCGGGTCTAGAAACGGGCAACCACTTGGAAGGTCGGTCCCCAGGTGACGTCGTTGTTCGCCGCCGGAGAATTGTTAATGTTGATGATTTGTGCACGGAATCCCATCTGAATGGCAGATGCGATTTGGCCGGCTCCGGTCTTCAAGGTCGGACCATCAAGCGAAAGGCCCATCTCGCCCGAATACCCGGTGACCGCGTTGGCCGTCACGCGTTTTTGCCCGCTTGCGTCCGAATGCTCGTCATAGAATCCCAAGGCCAGGTTGCCATATGCTTTGACCGGACCGGCTACAGTTCCAGATCCGAACACCCCGACGATGGGGCCGCTGATCCACACCGACTCTCTGGTTGGGACAGTCAAGGACAGTGATTGGCCGCTGAATCGTTGCTGCATATGGTAGTAGCCTGCGAAGACTCCGAATCCACGCCAGATTGAGAGCGCTGCCGAGACCGAATAGTCTCGACGAGTGGCGGAGGTATGGTCAGTTGCCCCGCCCGAGAGTCCTGGGGCATTGTTGCCGAACGAGCTAAAATCAAATCCTCCTGCCTGCAACCAGGTGAAATTCACTGACAACCGGTTGAAGAGCTCGTCATCCCGAAGCTTGAATGATCCGGTCACGCTTGGCCCCATGAGTGCCGTCGTATCCGATGTTCGAGATGCGCTGATTCCTCGTGCAAATCCGGCGGTCTGCCACTTGGCGACCCAGAATTTCATGCCGGCATCGAGGGAAAAGCGGTCACCGAAGATGCTTTTGTTTGCGGGAACCGGTTCTTCGGCTGCCCAGAGATCAATCGATGGCAGCACGGTCGCCATGACCACGATGAAAATGCCCGTCGCGAACCGAACTCGTGTGCCCTGAATACTCATGCGAAACCTCCTTGGATCGTTGGGGGTCTTGGTGTTTACTCACAGTGGTCGCGCGTTCGGGGGCTAGAAGCCTCCCACGAAAGGCGCGCGTTCGACTTTCTTCGGTTTGTCTTCGGGCTCGGAAGCCGGGGACTTGGACGGCGCCTCTTTCGCCAGGCGTTCAGCCTCGCGCCGACGCGATTGCTCCTGTGCCAGTGCCCGGCGCGTTTCGGTTTCTCGCTGGCGCTGTTCGGTCAACGCGAGCTCCAATGCTTCCCGCTGGCGTTTCTCATCCGCCAGCTTGCGTTTAGCCTCCTCCTCAGACTGGCGAAGCCCTTCTGCCGCTCGTAGCCTGGCGGTTTGTTCCGCGGATTCGCCGCTTTTCCTGGCATCGGCAGCCTGACGTTCGGCCTCGAGTCGCTGCCGGTGCTCGGTCTCCAGCTGCCGCTTCACATCGGCCTCATCGCGGCGCTGTTTCTCCAACTGGCGTTCGAGGTCTTGGAGATGTGCCCGCTCCTTTTCCAGTTTTTCCTGAGCTTCTATCTCGATCCTCCGCCGGTCTTCTGCGAGCCGGTCAAGCTCCTTTCGTAATTCGTCCTGGGCTTTATCCCTCTGTTGCCTGGCCTGCTCTTCGACTTTGCGGCTTTGGTCCTCGAAGCCACGAGCGGTGGAGGCGAGCTGGAGAATGAATTGCCCCCCTTCGTCGTTGGCCCCTTGCAGCGGTTGGCTGCGCGGCATCTGCTCCGCATTTCTGGCCACCAGTGGGATGACATGATCTGCGATACTGCTGGGCACGAGGTATGGAGCGTCGTTCTCTTTGAGAAATTTAAGCAGGTGGTAGGCGAAGACGCTGTGTCCGTCTTTCCCTTGATCGGCGACCGGCTCGGTGCTTCCGGAAGTGAGTCCCCACCGTGAACGTTTGGCATACAGCTTGGCGTAATATTTGTCGGTAACCGCGGGGAGCATTGCCCGGGTTTGAGCAAAGAGATTTCCGCTGAAGCAGGAGTCCGCCACAATGTACACATGTCGAGCCCGCATGGCGGCAAGATAATTTCTGATCGCTGCGTCGAGAATCCACGTGCCCGGCTCATCCAGGACACCATCGTACGGCACCCACCACGCCAGCTGGTTATCTTCGCTGTTTTGCCCGTGGCCGGCGTAGTAGATCAGCACGCTGTCGGAGGGGGCCGCTTCGCGGGCGAGCCGGATAAAGGCGCCCTCAATACGGCTTCGCGTGGCTTCGGCGTTTAGCAAGAGTTTGACATGGTCCGGCTTGAAGCCATATCGCTCGACCAGGACGTTGCGGATTCCCGTTGCATCAGCGACGGCGGTCTTGAGTTTAGGCGGGCCTTGGTATTCATTGATTCCGACAATGAGAGCCCAATACTCGCCTTGGATCTGAACTTCTCCAGGAACGGATTTCACGGCCGGGCTGGCCCCTCGTTTACGGATGGGGTTTTCCGCGGCTAAGAGCAAGGAGGGGGGCAGAGAAATGTGGGTGAAGAGCCAAAGCGTCAGGACGAGGACGGAAAATCTCATACAATTCACGATGGCTGAGTGAGGGCGTCTGGAAACGACGGCGAAAGTATATAACAGGGCAGAATTGGCATGCAATCAAGGGCCTCTGAGTGGCGGTAGGGGGACAAGTTGAAGCATGGCGAAGTTCTCGAGCGGTCATGAGCGTGCTGCACCCAATAGAAGTTATCTGATCCAGGGCAGGTGGTGTCTCATTAGGATCCGACGTGGTGTCTTTGAATGGAAAAAGCATAGGCAATTGTCTTAGGATAGTTAAAGGTAGGGAGGAAATCGTGGATCACGACGCTGAGATGACAATTGCTGGAGAGGATCTCATCCATAAGTTACATGAGCGCCCGCAAATTCCGTTGACGGAATGGCTGCGCGTGCCGGCGCATGTGCACTACAAGGCGTTTCGGATGGCCGATCCTCCGACGCAGCGCCCGGCGAGCCGGGAAGAGTTTCGCCGTCTGGTTGAATCATTTCAGATGGCGCCGAACCATACGGTGTTGCGGGAGACGTTCGGCTACGCGGTGAAGGTCGAGGCCAACGGGGATCGCTTGATCGTCGTGTGGCAGGCGCATACGGAATATTACAGCTATCAATTGTGGCATTTGCCTGGAACGCCAGGCAGTCAGCTGACGTTCGGACCGTTGACCTTTCCCGACTATCGGTTTTCGATTACCCCGCTGGGGACCGAGGTCTGCCGGTTGGATATTGTGCTGAGGGCCGATGCGATTCCCTCGCGTGATGAGTTACATCAGATTCTGCCGGGCCCGGTGGCCTATGGCAGCCGGATTTTCGACGACGAGACGACGGTGGTGACCAGTTTTACGCCCGATGAACATCGGCGGGAGCGGTACCTGGTGAGTGTCGGGTCCACACGCATTGATGTGTCGCACATCAAGAATATCGTGGACGCCGTGGTGAGGATCGAGACGTACTATCACTTGCTGCTTATGCAGAAACCGCTGTTTTCAGCCGCGATCGATTCGGTCTACAAGTTCGAGCAAGTCCATCTCAAGCAGCGGGAAATCATCACCGGGCATATCAGTCATGCTGACGCGCTGGCGTTGCAGCGGTGGCTGAACAGTTTGACGCAAGATCTGTTGAAGACCAATCGGCTGGCCGGGAAGCTCCATTTTGAATTGTCGGCGGCGGTGCCGTACGACAAGATCGTGCATGCCACTCTCGCGTCCATGGTCGAGCGGCCCTATGCTCCGCATCGGCCGCTGTCCGATTACATCCTGAGCGGTGTGACCGGCGTGGCGGACGGGTATCAGCAGTTGTTAAAGCGGATCGAGACGTTGAGTAGCGGGTTTGAGGGGATGATTGCCATCATCCGAACCCGTGTCGATTTGATGCTGGAATCTCAGAATCTGGCGTTGTTG
This DNA window, taken from Nitrospira sp., encodes the following:
- a CDS encoding caspase family protein, which gives rise to MRFSVLVLTLWLFTHISLPPSLLLAAENPIRKRGASPAVKSVPGEVQIQGEYWALIVGINEYQGPPKLKTAVADATGIRNVLVERYGFKPDHVKLLLNAEATRSRIEGAFIRLAREAAPSDSVLIYYAGHGQNSEDNQLAWWVPYDGVLDEPGTWILDAAIRNYLAAMRARHVYIVADSCFSGNLFAQTRAMLPAVTDKYYAKLYAKRSRWGLTSGSTEPVADQGKDGHSVFAYHLLKFLKENDAPYLVPSSIADHVIPLVARNAEQMPRSQPLQGANDEGGQFILQLASTARGFEDQSRKVEEQARQQRDKAQDELRKELDRLAEDRRRIEIEAQEKLEKERAHLQDLERQLEKQRRDEADVKRQLETEHRQRLEAERQAADARKSGESAEQTARLRAAEGLRQSEEEAKRKLADEKRQREALELALTEQRQRETETRRALAQEQSRRREAERLAKEAPSKSPASEPEDKPKKVERAPFVGGF
- a CDS encoding DUF3422 family protein, which codes for MDHDAEMTIAGEDLIHKLHERPQIPLTEWLRVPAHVHYKAFRMADPPTQRPASREEFRRLVESFQMAPNHTVLRETFGYAVKVEANGDRLIVVWQAHTEYYSYQLWHLPGTPGSQLTFGPLTFPDYRFSITPLGTEVCRLDIVLRADAIPSRDELHQILPGPVAYGSRIFDDETTVVTSFTPDEHRRERYLVSVGSTRIDVSHIKNIVDAVVRIETYYHLLLMQKPLFSAAIDSVYKFEQVHLKQREIITGHISHADALALQRWLNSLTQDLLKTNRLAGKLHFELSAAVPYDKIVHATLASMVERPYAPHRPLSDYILSGVTGVADGYQQLLKRIETLSSGFEGMIAIIRTRVDLMLESQNLALLMSVDKTTKSQAILQHTVEGLSVIVIAYYLSGLAGYMFKGLHELGWMHNPNVASAVFVPVAVGLAFLITTLSRKYLHKKLQAEKPHA